DNA from Brachyhypopomus gauderio isolate BG-103 unplaced genomic scaffold, BGAUD_0.2 sc832, whole genome shotgun sequence:
TTCATAACTGGAAAAACATGGGAAGGCACATATATAGTATTCTTACAAACGCACCAGCAGCTAATAATTCCCTCAGTTTTTGGATGGGGAGTGGGagttttttatatatacacacatacacacacacacacacacacacacacacgctgaactGATAGGTTAGTGGTACACCTGTAAGTAATACTGCAGGAGATGTTGCCATGCAGACAGGTGACTCACTGTTTCACTCTTCCTGTAGCCGTGAAGGCGAAGTATACCTTTGActtctccgaggaggaggaagaggaggaagacggCGACGACGACCAGGAGAATGAGGTGCCTGCCTCGCCGGTGCACTCCTACAAAGACAGCTTCCCCACGACGCAGAATAACAACGAGGACGAGGACGACATATTTCCTCCTAAGCCCACTTTGACTTCGTACGTGAGCGCGTTGCCACACACCTTATCTGGGCTCTACGGCCGTGTGTGCCCATGAATCCAGCCACATCCTTTAGTTTCACATAGCTGCCTTTTGTGTTTGTAACGGCTTGTTACGGTAACAAGCcaacaagcgaactgttcattTAATGTTGGAAGGGTGAGTCATTGACCTAGTTATGTAATCTTTTGGTTTTGTCTCCAGTTCTGCCTCAGAAACGAAGAAGAAGGAGACGGGAGGTATATTCTCCTCCTCCAAACTCGCCTCCTCAGAGAAGAGCAGTGACAGTGGTGCGTGTGGGCCCGGGGAGACTCATTTTGCTTCACacggtcacgtgtgtgtgttcaaaaagGGCTTCGTGTTTTTTCAAATAGGACTGGCTACACAAATATCATAGAGGGGTTTGACGTTTGATGTATGATGTAGTTGTGTAAATACATATCCGTTCCCCTCAGAAGTGAAATCGGACAGTGACGATGATAGAGGAGTCTTCTCATCTTACACCAGCAGCTCAGCTTTTGAAAAGCCTTCTCCAGCAAAGAAAGGTACCATCACATCACTGCCAGCAGGGGgctctctcctcccacaccctgGCTTGAACACAGCTGTGGCGTGACCAATACGATTTGGTATTTTAAGGATCTGATTTTCCTCTCACAGCTACAGCTCTGGAAATGAATCAGCGTTTGTGTCCTCGTTCATActtgtttgttcttttttcCCACAATTCTGTTgggcgcaaaaaaaaaaagaaagagaaagttgAACAACTTGACACTGGGATAGTAATGTCTAATTCGTATCACTTAGCAATGTCACTTTATAGCCACGGAGTAATGCAGCCAGAACGCCCTGTAACTGCTTCAACAGATCGAGAGCCAAAGCCGTTCTGGTGCTGCTCAGCCTGCTGAACTATCAATGTTAACAGTTGGTAAAACTGTTCTTGTGAACTGCTGTCGTTCTGTGCTTGTTTGGTTTCCCCTTTAGCTAAGAAGCCATCGGAAACAGCAGCCAAGCCACGCAAAGCACCAGCCAAACCCAGGAAGCCCGACACGTCCGTCTGGGACTCCGACTCGGACACGGCGGAGAAGAAGGCCCCTGCAGCGCCCAAAGGCCAGAGCAAAGgcagggggaggaagaggaagccgTCTGGCTCCGAGGAAGACGAGTACAAGCCCATGAAGAAGACGGGAAAGGCCCCTGCTTCGAGCAGCAGAGTGAGTGTCGCCCCGCACCCGGTCAGGGTCTGCTGACCCAAAACACATACGCGCGGTTGAGTCAGGGTCTgctgacccaaaacacacacacggttgaGTCAGGGTCTGCTGACCCAAAACACATACGCGCGGTTGAGTCAGGGTCTGCTGTCCCAAAACACATACGCGCGGTTGAGTCAGGGTCTGctgacccaacacacacacacgcgcggtTGAGTCAGGGTCTgctgacccaaaacacacacgcgcggTTGAGTCAGGGTCTGCTGACCCAAAACACATACGCGCGGTTGAGTCAGGGTCTGctatcccaacacacacacacacacgcggttGAGTCAGGGTCTGctgacccaacacacacacacgcgcggtTGTCAGGGTCTGctgacccaacacacacacgcgcggtTGAGTCAGGGTCTGctatcccaacacacacacacacacgcggttGAGTCAGGGTCTGctgacccaacacacacacacgcgcggtTGTCAGGGTCTGctgacccaacacacacacgcgcggtTGAGTCAGGGTCTGctatcccaacacacacacacacacgcggttGAGTCAGGGTCTGctgacccaacacacacacacgcgcggtTAAGTCAGGGTCTGctgacccaacacacacacacgcggttGAGTCAGGGTCTGctatcccaacacacacacacacacacacacacacacacacacacacacgcacgcggtTGAGTCAGGGTCTGCTATCCCAACACACTGCTCATTAATTTTGAGGGGGAAATGTGGCTTTATTTTATAAATGATTTCCTCtcacgtacagtatgtacagtattTCCTCTCACGTACACTAGTACAGTATTTCCTCTCACGTACAGTATGCCACTTAAATACAGATGCATATAGTACTGAGTGGaagtacatgtataaatgtgaggttgccactaatgtgaGCTGATAAGTACCTCACTTATTAGTGGTTATTATAACTTAAAGGGCTTTGCACACAAGCATCACAGCTTCCATGCACTTTCACAGCTGTAGTGAGGAAGTGGTGCTGAATCGCTAACATGCACACATGACCTCCGCAGAAACCGAAAAAGCCAGCATCGGACGTGGAGGACGAGGACGTGAGCCGGAACAGCTTCAGCCGCACAGATCCGACCAGAGACCGGCCGGGCCGGGCCAAGAAAGAGGTCCGGTACTTTGCGGAGTCCGATGATGACGACGACATGTTTGACTAGGCCGTGTgccagtacatacacacacacacacacacatacacgaacaCACTCGCTTGTGGTAATAACTTCTGTCCTTCGTCCTGAAGacttttgtacatttatttctcCTGTttaatttttctttatttgtgATGTTAAATGCTTTCTACTGTGTAGTTGTTTTACACTTTTTATTATtgatataattataattattgttATACATACAGCTTTGGTTTTTTTCCATTGGAATGTATTTGTCATAAGCGCTTTTAGAAATTTAGACTGCTGTGCTCTAGCACATTTTAACTGTTGAAAGTAAGATTGTACCTTTTGAGATGAACTTGGAAATAAACATGAAATGTAAATGAGACTGTTTGGAAAAGCTTTGCTCAGCACTAAGGGAGCTGCACACGCTGGCTGACACGACTAAAACGTGAACAGCAGCGCCGTGCCAGTATTCTGATGCTCAGGTAAGACACCACAGCGTCCAAATATCTCCACACatctttattttaaaataaatatatttttattatttttccagGAGAGTTCATGGTAAACAGTATATGTACATACAAAGCCTGGTTAATGTACAAACAGGACGCAGATGAAAATGACCCAAAATAGACGAGATATGTTCTGCAGGCGCTGCAGCTGTACTGGCATGGGCAGgtcggaggtcgtttcatccccACGTGTGTCCCCTCCGTCCTGTGGTTGTCCTGCGATTAAACGAAATGCCGTATGTCTCAACGTAACTTCACAACACCGCGTGATGGAGACGGAAAGGCGTAGTGTAACAGTTTCTTTAGCTTCAGATTAGAGCAGTTGGCGTACCAGCGCTGTGCGAAAACTGGCAGAGAGCCAGAGCGTCTTTTTAAGGTGTcgagcgtttttttttttcttttctcttcttcAAACGTTTCCCTCAGTGTTACGAGATTGATCCATCAAAGGCTCAGTTCGGTCCAGTCCACTGTCAGCTGATTGAGTTTAGTGTGATTGGTGACAGTGTCTCGGCATTGAAACCTACAACAAAAGGCAAAACTGTTCCGAAGACGAAAAGTGAGGCGCGGGGCAAATGGATCATGGGATTATGACCTTTGACTGGGTTCACAGCTTATTCTTAATCTCATTCTTAAGCAGAGTAAAAGAACTGATTTCTACAACACCTACTGTTTTCGTCATGAGCAACCATAAAGGCAGTCTATAAGCTGATGCCATTCAGGTCTATGGTGACGGTACGCACAGGGAAGCTCACTGCTGAAGAGGGTTAAAACCGCACGACATCCGCACATATTTCTCCGACAGTACTTGGCAGCAATTATGACATGTAGACCTATAGCAACTATTAACACATTCAACAATACTTACAAAAAGCACTAAAAAGTAGGCTATTAAGCATCAGTAGCTTCTGATTAGCCAGGCTGATCAAATCTATACCTGACTTCATAACTTCATAAGTTATGAATGTGTGCTGAAAACCTTTCAGAAGGTGTTAAACAATTTCGAAAGTGCTAAACACAATAGTTAAATTTGCTAATTCTTGAGACCATAAACAGGAATTCTAAATTTTCTGTTGGGGGTTTTTAAAAAAGCCGAATTCAATTAAAGGCCCGTGTAGATTTGCTCAGTGGAGCACAAGCTTCTGATGCTTGAAGGGAAGAAGACATTCATTGGCTGTGAAACTCCAGCTCAAAGAAGCGAGGGGCTGCGTTATGCGGCGAGTCCTGCCCTGCCCTCAGGAGGGCGCTAGCGAGAGCTGGAGAGGCAGGAGAAGAGCCGCTGCCGTGGAGGAATAATGCAGAAGTGAACGGAGTAACTGCAGGTTTGTTCAGAGTAAGTGCTGCCACTGGGTACCACTCACATTCAGAAATGCTTCGGACCGACACAAGTCACTTTGCCCTTGTGATGTGCATGGGGGTGGAATGAGATGAGACGTTATATACATCTTGCAGTTGGGGGGGAGAGTCTTTGAGGGACCATTTCACTCACGCAAATGACCAGAAGTGCAGCTTTTCCAAAGATCAAAGAAGAATGGGACCATCAAATCAATTTAGGGGCGTAACGTTGGAGCTTTCTGTGTCCTTGATATGAAACTTTGATGTCCTTGATTATTGGTCTCAAACATTTGACCATTTCTGTCGGGACTTAAGTGCCAATGTGTGTTTTAAATGCTACTGCAGACATgaaatactgtatatacacaaaCTGAAGTAGATCAGTGCGAACCACTGTGTCTTTAACTCCAGACTTCATCATATGTCACCTTAAtaaaggaggggagagggaggggtagcGTTCTAAAGTCACTTTGTTTCATTAAGAGGTATTTTACAAAGAGCACAGCTTACCCTGAGGAAAAGAGCTTTTTAGTGTCAATGAACTAATTCTTTCTGTTTACAGGTCAGAGTTGAAAGGGGAAAGTGGCGTGTAGAATCTCTTTAGCGTTCTGTGGGTGTTTTTCAGTCCAAGGGCCAAAGACACTATTTAAAAGAAAACCCATCTTCCCATTCACAGAATGAGCGAGTGGGAGAAAAGGAAAAGCGTTTCCAAGCTGCCTGATGCAGAGGAACAGCCCAGGGGCAGAGGAACAGCCCAGGGACACAGGAACAGCCC
Protein-coding regions in this window:
- the LOC143508203 gene encoding DNA topoisomerase 2-beta-like, whose protein sequence is MKADASKKMTKRKKGDVDLALKMEFDDDGVVDANGAAGDSLISPSGMPNPAAKPKAPRVKKEKKEPGAPRQRKTPSAAKGTAKKPKKRNPWSDDDDDNDNKSASDLDESEQPVIPRDTTSRRASAVKAKYTFDFSEEEEEEEDGDDDQENEVPASPVHSYKDSFPTTQNNNEDEDDIFPPKPTLTSSASETKKKETGGIFSSSKLASSEKSSDSEVKSDSDDDRGVFSSYTSSSAFEKPSPAKKAKKPSETAAKPRKAPAKPRKPDTSVWDSDSDTAEKKAPAAPKGQSKGRGRKRKPSGSEEDEYKPMKKTGKAPASSSRKPKKPASDVEDEDVSRNSFSRTDPTRDRPGRAKKEVRYFAESDDDDDMFD